Proteins found in one Lutimonas zeaxanthinifaciens genomic segment:
- a CDS encoding type II toxin-antitoxin system RelE/ParE family toxin: MIQSFGSKETEQIWNGMRVKKIPLEIQSVGRRKLRMLHNSQDVKDLRIPPSNRLEKLSGNLKDFYSIRINKQWRIIFTWDNGHANEVKITDYH; encoded by the coding sequence ATGATTCAATCCTTTGGTTCAAAAGAAACCGAACAAATATGGAATGGAATGCGGGTAAAAAAAATTCCACTGGAAATTCAGTCAGTTGGTAGGAGGAAATTAAGAATGCTTCATAACTCACAAGATGTTAAGGACCTAAGAATTCCTCCTTCAAATAGACTCGAAAAATTGTCAGGAAATTTAAAAGATTTTTACAGTATACGAATTAATAAACAGTGGAGAATAATTTTTACTTGGGATAATGGCCATGCTAATGAAGTGAAAATAACTGATTATCATTAA
- a CDS encoding alpha/beta hydrolase-fold protein, which translates to MRKYILLIITFASFFSSFQVISAQANAIETEITDSLYSELLEENREFWVKFPENYNPDSSTKYPVVYLLDGFSLKNSLEAVYENYWGHYLPHMIIVGISNRTNRVRDLTTSQIKMRRGSVMNENTGGAENFTQFIEKELIPYIDKKYPTTPYRTLIGHSYAGLFTINMLINHKHVFENYIAIDPSIEWDDQNFLKEAKQKLTSENYKGKSLFVSLAAEQLHMWNEDITIDNIMDDSSEFTLFARSIIDFSTFAESEKQSGLNFYWKVYNEDLHGTVPLPSMRDGLVFLFKWYQFKSPQKYNNPETTVEELMELLGKQEEIYSTHFGYPFPPMIEEMLSGYGYMNLEMGQPEKAFMFFKMNINYYPKSASAQNSMADYYETKNDHASALKYVTKAFELSGENKYKDRIKELEGKN; encoded by the coding sequence ATGAGAAAATACATCTTACTCATCATAACTTTTGCATCATTCTTTTCTTCTTTTCAGGTAATTTCGGCACAAGCGAATGCAATTGAAACAGAAATTACTGATTCTTTATATTCAGAATTGCTTGAAGAAAACAGAGAGTTTTGGGTTAAATTCCCTGAAAATTATAACCCAGACAGCAGTACAAAATATCCTGTTGTTTATTTGTTAGATGGGTTTTCATTGAAAAATAGTTTGGAAGCCGTTTATGAAAATTATTGGGGGCATTATTTACCGCACATGATTATAGTTGGAATTTCTAATAGAACCAACAGGGTAAGAGATCTCACTACTTCACAGATCAAAATGAGGCGTGGGAGCGTTATGAATGAAAATACTGGCGGCGCTGAAAACTTTACGCAATTTATTGAAAAAGAACTTATTCCATACATTGACAAGAAGTACCCTACTACGCCTTATCGGACATTAATTGGTCATTCTTATGCAGGGCTGTTTACGATAAACATGCTGATCAATCATAAGCATGTTTTTGAAAATTATATTGCTATAGATCCAAGTATTGAATGGGATGATCAAAACTTTTTGAAGGAGGCTAAGCAAAAACTGACTTCAGAAAATTATAAAGGAAAATCGCTTTTTGTTTCTTTGGCTGCAGAACAGTTACATATGTGGAATGAAGATATAACCATAGATAATATTATGGACGACTCTTCAGAATTCACTTTGTTTGCGCGTTCAATCATTGACTTTTCAACTTTTGCTGAATCTGAAAAACAGAGTGGATTAAATTTCTATTGGAAGGTTTATAATGAAGATTTACATGGCACAGTTCCACTCCCATCAATGAGAGATGGACTGGTTTTTCTTTTTAAATGGTATCAGTTTAAATCTCCACAAAAATATAATAACCCTGAAACGACAGTTGAAGAATTGATGGAACTATTGGGAAAACAAGAAGAAATTTATTCAACACATTTTGGTTATCCCTTCCCTCCAATGATTGAGGAAATGTTAAGTGGATATGGTTATATGAATTTGGAGATGGGGCAACCTGAAAAGGCATTTATGTTTTTCAAAATGAATATTAACTATTATCCCAAAAGCGCAAGTGCCCAAAATTCAATGGCTGACTATTATGAGACTAAAAATGACCATGCCAGCGCTTTAAAATATGTAACCAAGGCGTTTGAACTAAGTGGAGAAAATAAATACAAAGACAGAATAAAAGAACTTGAAGGAAAGAATTGA
- a CDS encoding alpha/beta hydrolase-fold protein produces MNFNSIKISLAVLSAFFFQLIATAQVADKIELTEDNQLLGLGTQYILKSDILQEDRPIIISLPKGYKEGETNYPVLYLLDGLGNIKHQVGTVELLTESGIIPPMIIVAIESLDRARDLTPSHAGQDVHGGAGTDIPQSGGAPSFLQFLENELIPYVESNFRTHPYRLLEGHSFGGLFCTYALMNKPELFNAFIVQAPALWWNKEEMTEQAKDFFNSNDSLDITVYFGAGEAEGWGMRQELARYVDVIKQNPPKKFRWKHEETTSGEEHMDSRLLLNYYGLKFVFSDLKASEDLKTNYSDASFLQGEQELRDKYGPNARRPASDYFNIILELLHKENNLGAITVYKRAAEAYPKYIMFLNNLAALYEKTNQLDKAIETYRSAVTVSKKMKLGFEEGYQKEIERLKKS; encoded by the coding sequence ATGAACTTTAATTCAATCAAAATTTCGCTTGCAGTACTTTCTGCATTCTTCTTTCAACTTATTGCTACTGCACAAGTGGCAGACAAAATAGAGTTAACTGAAGACAATCAGCTTTTAGGTTTAGGAACGCAGTACATCTTAAAATCTGATATTTTACAAGAAGACCGTCCAATTATTATCTCCTTACCAAAAGGATACAAAGAGGGGGAAACAAATTACCCTGTTCTTTATCTTTTGGATGGATTGGGTAACATAAAACATCAAGTTGGTACAGTTGAACTTTTAACAGAATCAGGAATTATCCCCCCAATGATTATTGTGGCTATAGAAAGTTTAGACAGGGCAAGAGATTTAACGCCATCACATGCAGGCCAAGATGTTCATGGAGGAGCAGGTACAGATATACCTCAAAGTGGAGGCGCTCCTAGTTTTCTTCAGTTTTTAGAAAACGAGTTGATTCCATATGTAGAATCCAATTTTCGAACTCATCCCTATCGACTATTGGAAGGGCATTCTTTTGGTGGATTATTCTGTACATATGCATTGATGAACAAACCAGAATTGTTTAATGCATTCATCGTTCAGGCACCTGCTTTATGGTGGAATAAAGAAGAAATGACCGAGCAAGCTAAAGATTTTTTCAATTCTAATGATTCCCTGGATATTACCGTTTATTTTGGAGCTGGTGAAGCTGAAGGCTGGGGTATGCGGCAAGAATTAGCTCGTTATGTAGATGTTATTAAACAGAATCCCCCTAAAAAATTCCGTTGGAAACATGAAGAAACAACTAGCGGTGAAGAACATATGGATTCTCGTTTATTATTAAATTATTATGGTTTGAAATTTGTGTTTTCTGATTTAAAGGCTTCTGAGGATTTGAAAACAAATTATAGTGACGCATCTTTTTTGCAAGGTGAGCAGGAATTAAGAGATAAATATGGGCCAAATGCCAGAAGGCCGGCCAGTGATTATTTTAACATAATTTTGGAATTGCTACATAAAGAAAATAACCTGGGAGCAATAACAGTATATAAAAGAGCTGCAGAAGCATATCCAAAGTATATTATGTTTTTAAATAATTTAGCTGCCTTGTATGAGAAAACAAACCAATTGGATAAGGCTATTGAGACTTATAGGTCGGCAGTTACGGTTTCAAAAAAAATGAAGTTAGGATTCGAGGAAGGTTATCAAAAAGAAATTGAAAGATTGAAAAAAAGCTAA
- a CDS encoding HigA family addiction module antitoxin produces MKKLSNIHPGEVLLHEFLEPLEISAYRLSKDLLIPQTRISQIIKGNRRVTADTALRLSKYFGNSAKFWLGIQDDYDIEEEKHSKEAELNEINHFENNNVA; encoded by the coding sequence ATGAAAAAATTATCAAATATACATCCAGGGGAAGTTTTATTACATGAGTTTCTTGAACCATTGGAAATATCGGCATATCGCCTTTCTAAAGATTTATTAATTCCACAGACTAGAATTTCTCAAATTATTAAGGGGAATAGACGAGTGACAGCAGATACGGCATTAAGATTGAGTAAGTATTTTGGGAATTCAGCTAAATTTTGGCTGGGAATACAAGATGACTATGACATAGAGGAAGAAAAGCATTCAAAAGAAGCTGAGCTCAATGAAATCAATCATTTTGAAAATAACAACGTTGCCTAA